AGGAGTTCAGTCCCAGTGGAGAGACCGGTTTGGCTCTGTCCTGGAGAAAGATGCAGTGAATGCATAAATGCAATGGAGTTCACAGGGAGGCCAGAAGGGAAAGGGCAAAGGTTTGCAATAATCTGAAGTGGTAAATAAAGAGCTATATCATATCTGTGCTCACAGAACAGGGCAATAATTTCACAGTTCATAGCTGTGAAGAGCCCAGTGAGAGATAGGGAATGGTATCACCTGGCTTTTGTGGCGAGCTCCAAGAGAGAGCGAGAGATCAGCGCTTACAGAAGGGGACAGAGCAGTTAAAAGAGGTGTGTTATGGTAAGTTGGACGTAACAGGTGGGCAAAGCagcctgcctttttttttggaCTAACAGAAATGAACTGTtctgctggaaggagcagagagcagaaggCCTTGGCCAAGGCACGGGGGGTTCTCTGGGAACAGAAATGCAAGAGGCTGATTTCAGGAGGCTGGGGTTAACTGTCTGTGTCAATTagcaacagaggaaaaaaagctggaaagcaCAATGCTAAGACTGAATACCTAAGACCAAGGGGTACTGCCGTCACAGGTCACAGACTCatgtgaagaaggaagaagaaaaggaaaaatccacCTACATTATGACCCTTTTCAAATCTATACCAGCTACACAAACTCTGGAATCACGAATGCCCTACAGAAATATGGCAGATCTAGCTGCCCAGGACTTTGCAGGTGGTCATTGTCCTTACAATGCTTATAGCAAGTCCTAGTAATTAGTGTATTTCAGATGGGTTTGATAGTCCAGACCACCTGGGCTCAGGCACATCCAGAGGATCCTTCTTTTTCTGGTCACATTCTTGGGCATGTTGTATAAAATAAGGTGCGGAGGTTCTGAAAGTGTGGACTATCTCCCTTACTTAATCTGTTTATTAAAATTtgtccaggttttttttttattattttgcagcCTCCTCCAGCCATCTCCTCCACTGCTTCCTCTGTAAGAGAAAGTTTTCAGActgtcttcctttcttgcaCTTGATGCCTCCAGTCTCTCTGTGTCCCTGGGTGCGTGTGTTTATTCCTTtcctccctgcacagctctcCCCATTTCCTCCTGTCTGTCAGGCTGCTGCAAAATCAACCCCTTGTACTCCCAGCCAGAAGGATCTACACCAACAGTGCAGATGACACCATTGTTCTTGTAGTCTCACCACCACACGATGCTGCCCAGGGTGCCCCATTCCTGCCCTAGAGCTGGgacaccagctgctgcagtcatggagagcaaagcaggagtgACTGAATGTGCCCCCATTGCggctggcaggaggctgggTGGAGGCTCTGGGCCAGAGCTGACAGTGGCAGTTCCTGGAGCTGCATGTTCTGGGCATGTGGGGCTAGGAACTAGGCAGTCCTATCTCCTCCTCCAGAGCCTGCACCAAAGCCTTGTGcatgggagcagctgcagaaagacaAGCACCATATTTTGGGCCTGGCTTGGTTATCCAAGCGAGCATATTAAAAAGAGGTAAGCACTGCATGTTGGGGAGAGGGGAATGACTCATTCCCATGGACTCCAtactaaaaaaatgcaaaataaatccccaaacaaaaagcaaaatgagaagcCAAATGGATtggaaaaatctgatttttattttttgtattttttttcagctattttttttcagctatttttttactttagtgTATCCAATCTCCTTCTGAGTTGGTAGAAGTTCACCCTGCAATTTGTCTGCCCTTGTCTTTGTCTTGGGTTGCATCTCCATCTGTGAGACATTCCTCAGCCCCACTGTTTGCCAGTAGCTGACATGTCCTGGGTtgccctggctgccagctgcccttgtgcctgctgctgtggccaGCTCATGTGGCTTGGGCACAAGCTGACTTACTGTGCAAAGAAAGGAGGTGAGAGGCTGCCCCATTGGATGGATACAGGtcttcactgctgctctcaGGTATCAGCCAGTGCCACCCACCGACACGGAGGGGCTTGCCCTGATTTCTCAACCTTTTGTagacacagctctgctcagaaTGCCTCAGGGTTGCCGAGGTCTCCAGGAAATCGCGTATCACCCATCAAGTAACCCCTGGTTACAGGGTTTGGCCACTCCTGTGCCATTCACAGCTCTCTTCACCTGCcagcaggaaggagggagggaaaaaggaagagcaggaagaaggggagggaaggaggaagagagggaaggaggctgCACTTGGCAGCTACCTCCGGCAGCTAGAGCAGTTGACAGTCACCGTGGGAGAGACCTGCAATGTCCTCAGCAACTTCCACTGCTTCTTTGCCCAGCGGCCTGGCTGTCCTGACAACTTTCCCAGATGTGCTCTTCATCCCTGAATTCGTGAGTTCTGGCTTTTCCCTGGGGAGGGCGGGTGCTGCTTGTGGGGCATCCAGCACACTTCATGCTGCAGGTGTCGGAGGGAAGAGACCTGACACCAAGCATGTGGTTCAGGAGCCACATGAGGTTCCTGAGCCACAAGGGTCTGGGGACAGTCCCTGATGCCTTGCTCAGGCTCACAGAAAATGCAAGCCCTGAGCTGAAGGCTCTGGAGCACTTCTTCAGTCTGCTGGGGATTTCTGTGGTgcctctgaatttttttgtaatttcctgCCTAACAAATGTTGAAGGGTTTGCTGGTGGGTTTAAGCTAGGTTGCCAAGTTGAgccaattaattaattaattggaAGATTATTTTAGCAACTGATACAGGCAGAGGATAAACTGTTTGCTTAAAGTAGGTGGTAAAGCCTAATGAAGTAATTGTTCACAGCAGCCAAGAGCCCAGGCTGCCAATgctgtgcagctcagctgcagtgtTCCTGAGCTGGAGGTGCAGAGTGCAGGACCTGGGTGTGTGGGCAACAGTGGGTGAGCAAAGGGTGAACAAACACCTTGTAACTTTTTCCTGTATTGAAATTTCATTGAGCAGGAGAAGATCATAATCTTAATGGATGTGGCACAGGTGATTAAAAGCAGTTGCTGTAAGCACTTATGGAAGGATGGAGGGTTTCAAGTAGAacctttttcctgtcttctctgcTCCTACCCATGAAACCCACTCTTCTCACAGCAGTTTAAGAAACTTTTTCCAAAGCCTGAGCACTTTCATCCAGCATTGAGGAGTCTGTCTGAGTGTTGTAGGATGACATTCAGATTATTTCAGGCTAAAAACTTCAATTTTGCCATCTGGGACCAAATCCTTCCCTGTCTCCCAACTGTGTCCACAGTCCTGggttttacagcattttttttttacattcttctCCTAGTGATAGTGAAGATGAACTGGGTTAAAGCAGGAATTACCCATATGTGGAGAAAGGCTTTACTTCAGCTCCTCCAAGTATGCTCTAGGGCTTGGTCTCTGTGCCCAGGCCCTGAGACCAAGCTCAGGTTTCCTGGAGCTGCATGAAGGAGGATGCAAAGACTCTGCAGGTGGAGGTTCTGACTGGGCAGTCACTTGCCAACCGCTCCTACCACTGGCTTGTGTTAGTCCTGGTGCTGGTCTTGCTGTTGGTCTTGGCACACTTGCAATACTGGCTGTTCAGTTGAGTTGTTTGTAATTCCTGTCTCCAGGGAATTTGGCAAGGCAGCTTGCTTAATG
The Apus apus isolate bApuApu2 chromosome 3, bApuApu2.pri.cur, whole genome shotgun sequence genome window above contains:
- the MAL gene encoding myelin and lymphocyte protein isoform X2, which encodes MSSATSTASLPSGLAVLTTFPDVLFIPEFVFAFLATLVYVIHKVFSLLRWKSS